The Coregonus clupeaformis isolate EN_2021a chromosome 26, ASM2061545v1, whole genome shotgun sequence genome window below encodes:
- the amn1 gene encoding protein AMN1 homolog → MDSLLNICAVYVAIYADRYLSDFIALPAGIKDTLLRIMSSQGTVTDLNISQLMHLGTHKLDMVNCRVSDSALQQIRCPQLRTILLRGQPSITSDGVRALAASCPGLQVVDLTECTAVTNEGVLALAHGCSSLEVLSLWGCSAVGDAALLALAGNCRLLHSLNLSGTKVTDEGVIGLATAPCSNSLKELQLARCRNLTGKAVRAVLTNCPNVRIFTFDGCPLITDQEALHNLLDPDKFQQVSWTVY, encoded by the exons ATGGATTCGCTTTTGAATAT ATGCGCCGTATATGTCGCAATCTATGCGGACAGATACCTCAGTGACTTCATAGCTTTACCTGCAGGCATAAAAGACACGCTGCTACGAATCATGTCATCACAGGGCACGGTGACCGACCTAAACATCAGTCAG CTGATGCATCTTGGGACACACAAGCTGGACATGGTGAACTGCAGAGTGTCTGACTCCGCCCTGCAACAGATCCGCTGTCCGCAGCTCCGGACGATCCTTCTGCGGGGCCAACCCAGCATCACCTCAGAtg GTGTGAGGGCTCTGGCGGCCTCCTGCCCAGGCCTGCAGGTGGTGGACCTGACTGAGTGTACTGCAGTGACAAATGAGGGGGTCCTGGCGCTGGCCCATGGCTGCAGTTCGCTGGAGGTCCTCTCCCTCTGGGGCTGCTCTGCTGTGGGAGATGCCGCCCTGCTGGCACTGGCAGGGAACTGCAGGCTTCTCCATAGCCTCAACCTCTCGGGAACCAAG GTTACAGATGAGGGTGTCATTGGGCTGGCTACTGCACCATGCTCTAACAGTTTGAAG GAACTCCAGTTGGCCCGATGTCGAAACCTGACAGGCAAGGCGGTGAGGGCTGTCCTTACAAACTGCCCCAACGTCCGGATCTTTACCTTCGATGGATGTCCTCTCATCACTG ATCAAGAGGCCCTGCACAACCTTTTAGACCCAGATAAGTTCCAACAGGTATCATGGACAGTGTACTGA